A genomic segment from Chitinophaga niabensis encodes:
- a CDS encoding RNA polymerase sigma factor, which produces MTNIEEAEWVRRFREGDLLAFEWLYHQYAKEMMDVAAGKMVSLEEARDIIHDLLVELWGKRAQLHIEQSLRAYLMKAVRFRVIDHLRRHMLHENYLAAVEASDNDVDNSTGNTLIYKDLDNAVSAELNRLPPRAREIYRLSRQQHMSVNEIASTLNISNQTVKNQLTMVLKQLRFSLKRMFFFFL; this is translated from the coding sequence ATGACCAACATAGAAGAAGCCGAATGGGTGCGCCGTTTCAGGGAAGGTGATCTCCTTGCGTTTGAATGGTTATACCATCAGTATGCAAAGGAAATGATGGATGTTGCTGCCGGGAAAATGGTTTCCCTGGAAGAGGCAAGAGACATCATTCACGATCTGCTGGTAGAACTCTGGGGAAAACGTGCGCAGCTTCACATTGAACAATCCCTTCGTGCTTACCTGATGAAAGCCGTACGCTTCCGCGTGATCGATCACTTACGCCGCCATATGTTGCACGAAAACTACCTGGCAGCAGTGGAAGCATCGGATAATGATGTAGATAACAGTACTGGTAATACCCTGATCTATAAAGACCTCGACAATGCGGTTTCAGCAGAGCTAAACCGTTTACCTCCCCGTGCCCGTGAAATTTACCGCCTCAGCAGGCAGCAGCACATGAGTGTGAATGAGATTGCCAGCACCCTGAATATCTCTAATCAAACCGTAAAGAATCAGCTCACTATGGTATTGAAGCAATTGCGCTTTTCCCTGAAGCGGATGTTCTTTTTCTTTCTCTGA
- a CDS encoding APC family permease, translated as MSINQENSFKPSLSLVDATMIVAGSMIGSGIFIVSAEVARSMGSSGWMMAMWVLAGVVTLIAALSYGELSGMFPKAGGQYVYLREAYNPFIAFLFGWTQFGVIQTGTIAAVAMAFAKYVGYLAPELGEKNYLFEIGSFHVSVAQLVAMLSVILLTFINTKGVKNGKIIQTVFTFTKLFSLFGLIIFGLIIGAKAEIWNANWANAWELNSLSMADGQLVTTGLTTMAFFGAVAVSMKGTLFSSDAWNNVTFIAGEIKNPQKNIGRALFLGTFIVTIIYVAANFMYLAVLPFNEIAFAPSDRVGVAAAERIFGAGVGAATIAVMIIISTFGCNNGLILSGARIYYTMAKDGLFFKQAGELNKDDVPGFGLWIQCAWTCVLCLSGKYNDLLAMVIFGVLVFYVITILGIFILRKTRPDIPRSYKAFGYPVLPALYILVALSLAILLLIYEPNYAIPGLGIILLGIPLYFIAQRSKK; from the coding sequence ATGTCAATCAACCAGGAAAACTCTTTCAAACCAAGTCTAAGTCTGGTGGATGCCACCATGATCGTAGCCGGTTCCATGATAGGATCCGGTATTTTTATTGTATCCGCGGAGGTAGCACGCTCCATGGGCTCTTCCGGGTGGATGATGGCCATGTGGGTATTGGCGGGTGTGGTAACACTGATTGCCGCACTCAGTTATGGTGAACTGTCCGGCATGTTCCCAAAGGCAGGGGGGCAATATGTGTACCTGCGGGAAGCATACAATCCATTTATCGCCTTCCTCTTTGGATGGACGCAGTTCGGCGTGATACAAACGGGTACCATTGCTGCCGTGGCCATGGCTTTTGCCAAATATGTAGGTTACCTGGCACCGGAACTGGGGGAGAAGAATTACCTCTTTGAAATAGGCAGCTTTCATGTGTCTGTGGCACAGCTGGTGGCCATGCTTTCTGTTATCCTGCTCACCTTTATTAATACAAAAGGGGTGAAGAATGGTAAGATCATTCAAACCGTTTTCACTTTTACCAAACTGTTCTCTCTTTTTGGATTGATCATCTTCGGATTGATCATCGGGGCCAAAGCAGAGATATGGAATGCCAACTGGGCAAATGCCTGGGAGCTGAACAGCCTCAGCATGGCGGATGGCCAGCTGGTGACCACCGGTTTAACTACTATGGCTTTCTTTGGTGCGGTAGCGGTTTCCATGAAAGGTACCCTGTTCTCCAGCGATGCCTGGAATAACGTAACCTTCATTGCGGGAGAGATCAAAAATCCGCAGAAGAACATTGGCAGGGCATTGTTCCTGGGTACTTTTATTGTAACCATTATTTATGTAGCCGCTAACTTCATGTACCTCGCCGTACTGCCTTTCAACGAGATCGCCTTTGCGCCTTCAGACAGGGTGGGCGTGGCAGCAGCAGAACGCATCTTCGGAGCAGGGGTGGGTGCTGCAACCATTGCAGTAATGATCATCATTTCCACTTTCGGTTGTAACAATGGGTTGATCTTATCCGGCGCGCGGATCTATTATACCATGGCAAAAGATGGGCTGTTCTTCAAACAGGCCGGTGAACTGAATAAGGATGATGTACCGGGTTTCGGCCTTTGGATCCAATGTGCCTGGACCTGTGTGCTTTGCCTCAGCGGTAAGTATAACGATCTGCTGGCCATGGTGATATTCGGCGTACTGGTATTCTATGTGATCACTATCCTGGGGATCTTCATCCTGCGTAAAACACGGCCGGATATTCCCCGCAGCTACAAAGCTTTCGGGTATCCTGTATTACCGGCATTGTATATCCTGGTTGCATTGTCACTGGCAATTTTACTCCTGATATACGAGCCTAATTACGCCATTCCGGGATTGGGTATCATCCTGTTAGGCATACCATTATACTTCATAGCACAACGCAGTAAAAAATAA